Within the Scomber scombrus chromosome 4, fScoSco1.1, whole genome shotgun sequence genome, the region cttctctctttacttccttcctcttttccttccgccctccctccttactcttttccttccttctttccttccttccttcctcattcaattgtttttaaatataacttAATTCACAAAGTACTACTtctttttctctaaaatgtaaatctttattcttttcttgaCAAAGTCAATTTTTctaaaaggaagaaagggaggaaagaaggaaggaaggaatgaggaaggaacctcattccttccttccttctttcctccctttcttccttccttcctcattccttccttccttcgttcctcccttactcctttccttccttccttcctccttactcctttacttccttccgcccttcctcctttcattccttcctttctcctttccttcctaccttctttcctccctcactcctttccttccttcctttctcccttccttccttccttccttctttcctcccttactcctttccttccttcctttctccctcccttccttctttctttctcccttactcctttccttccttccttcctcttcccttccttccttctttcctccgtttcttccttccttcctcattccttccttccttccttccttccttcctcctatccttccttgacctgaggacaacaggagggttaatctgaACTAACTCCCCTGACGTTTCCTCTTTCTGCCTCCAGGCTGGCGAAGGAGTCGGAGGAGAGCGACAGGAAGCTGAGGGAGCTCACGGATCAGCAGAACGAGGAGCAGCGGGAGTGGAAGTTGGATCTGGAGGGTCTGAGGGAGTACATGGAGGACGCGAGGAAGGAGGCGCAGAAGTCCGAGCTGCTGGCCTCAAAGGACGAGATCACCCTGGTGGAGAAGCAGGGGGAGGTCGCCATGAGCCGCATCGAGGCCTGGCTCAGAGATGTACGAACTAGTTTAACAAGAGATTCAGTAGTTTTTAGAGCTTTTAAGGTGGACTTTCACATTAGtgggatttttcccttttagcttttatcccacaaatgttcccatcactcttcatcatCACACTTTTACTGTTATCTACTGTGTGGGGGTCGGAGTCTAAATATTGGGCTGTGACGTTTTCGGCCTGGAACtacttgtttttctctctagAAAATCATAAATTGCACGTTAAGCATTTTCTATTTCTTGTGAATTATGCAGCAGCCGGCATccgctctgctgccccctgctggtacTAACCCGTTATTGCaggaagtcaaactgaacagaatacagtcaaaatggaaaaaaactaaactaaaaactaaaactaagctgattttatagttttgtattgtttattgtagtttttatttatttatttatttttttttaaagctctattttcttattgtatgttttttatgcttccaattcttactgtgaaatgtttgtttttgtgtaaagcacattgagttgctcctgggtataaataaagctgctttttttagttttagttaattATAATAACTCTAGTTGGAACAGAGGAGGGTTCTTATTCACTGTTCACCTAAAGATCCCCCCCCTGTGACTCTGCCCCCCCTCCCAGGTGAATCAGTACCTGAACACGCTCAGGGTGGAGTTCCCGCAGCAGTTTTCCCAGGAGAGGGTCAAGTGGGAGAAGAATGAGGCGGCGGTCCGGAGGAGCCAGGTGGAGCTGCAGAGCCGCTATCAGGAAGTCCTGCAACAGCTGCAACAGGGCCGAGAGCTGGAGACCCTCCCCAGGATCAACGTCCCCGCCCTGCCGCCGGTGCCCATGGTGAGAGCCCTTAAAACCCCCTTAAAACCCCTTAAAACCCCTTTAATTAAGACAACTTTAATTACAACCCCTTTATTTAATGTGAGAATGTGAGGTTTAATACTGTTTAATGtctttgcccccccccccctcccccctccccctccctccccctccccctctcctacAGGCCGACCTGAGATTCAATCAGCTGATGCAGTCTCTGGTTCGTCCTCAGTTCGTCCCCCCTCCGACCCAAGTGAGCCGGCCCCTCCCCCCCCAGAGACACCCTCACTACTACCCGCCCCCCAATCACCCCCACTTCGCCCACCCCCAGTACCACCCGCGCTaccaccaccccccaccccctcaccagtacccaccccccctccctccccagcACCAGATCCCCATGCAGCAGTTCCCGCCGTTGCCCCCCCCCCAGCCTCAGTACCACATCAGAGGTGCAGTAAGGGGTCCGATGACTCCCCCTCCCAGCCATTCCCCGTCTCCTCCCGTTCAGCCCATCCAACCCGTCGCCCCCCTCCCCGCCCCCCCCGGTCGCCGCCGCAGCTGCAGCCTCCCCCTCGGCCCCCGCCGGTAAGCTCGACAAAGTCCTGGAGCGGCTGGGGGCTTgctacccacaatgcaacaggGCCCAGCTGACGGCGCTGCTGCAGCAGGTGAAGAGCTCCCGCGGGACGCTGGCCGGTATGTCGATGGAGGACGTGATCGAGCAGGTCGGGTTCAAGCTGCAGCAGAACGAGCGGTCGGCCCCGGGGCCCATCAGCCGGCCCACGCCCCTCGGACCCATCCAGAGGCCGACGCCCCCGCCTCAGAGAGCGGCGGCGGTTGGGCCCGGCGGGGGGCAGAAACCGTGCCTAATGTGTCAGAACCGCGTGGACCCAGAGAGCCGATACCCGCTCAGCTGCTCTCACACCGTCCACAGAGATTGCATCAGGGTCTGGCTCCAGTCCAGCAAGAACAACTCCTGCCCCTTCTGCCCCgccaagtgaccccaaagtgacCCCCAAGTTACCCCAAGTGACCCCCAAGTTACCCCAAATGACCCCAAGTTACCCCAAGCAGGCggggaaaaacacaaacattgaaatatagttttgttgtccttcctccctcatttcctccctcctttccttccttcttccttcctcctttccttccttcttcctaccttccttccttcctccctcccttcctcctttccttccttcctccctcctttccttccttcttccttactcccttccttccttcctccctccttttcttccttcttccccccttcctaaggaaagaagtagggaaggaggaaggacagaaggaaggaaggaaggaaggaaggaatgaaggaaagatgttTGTCATTCAGTATTTATGCTGATTGATATTCTTCATGATTTAAAGGTAAAGTACCTATGATGTAAATCATTTAATCAAAGTCTCATTTAAAGATTGAAGACACACGGAGGGGCAGACGGAGCCTCCTGTGGATATTTTTGATAATCACTGtttatgttgatgttttcattattattcattttaccactttaactttaactgatTCATTGTAAACTGGAGCAAACAGCTGCTGTTAGTATCGATGGTGCTCAATAAAGATGTTATGTTAATTCTGACTTTGTCCCccaaaagtttgtttttttctcaaattattgcaacttttttctttaagactttattttaagggggaaaaaacactaattgtttttaaatataacttAATTCACAAAGTACTACTtctttttctctaaaatgtaaatctttattcttttcttgaCAAAGTCAATTTTTCTAAAAGCctaaaaaggtatttttttcctccaaaaaaaactttaaccctcctgttgtcctcaagtcaaggaaggaaggaaaaaggatggaagggaggaaggaaggaaagaaggaaggcagaaaagaaaggaggaagggaggaaaaaaggaacagacaaaacaggagAGAAAACCTGGATCTTCATTCATCAGCAGAACGAAGctctgaataaaacaaacacaaacaatctgaTTTAAACCAACAAACCTTCAGAGATGCACATGAAGAATGAAGCTTCTgaataacagcacacacacacttcactatGAAGACACTCAGACGGAGATATCAGCCCATAAACACACCAAGAAACAACCCATTACCTTTTAAAGGTtcctctccaacacacacacacacactctctccctgTGGACTTCCCAGTCAGCCTTAATGGGAGCGCTGGGTGAAGTTAAAGGAGCCGTCGCTTCCCAGTAAAtatcacaacacacactgcagagagCTGAACatatgtttatctgtgtgtgtgtgtgtgtgtgtgtgtgtctgtgaaataacagtgacagtgtgtatttgtggacTTGCTTCCTCTTTACTGTCTTGAACGTCCATCTCTCTAACAAACTATGTTACTGAATActgatattgctgtttttaattctttgaaatcaatattttttgttatatttagtaaataaatcatgacgtcaCATTACCACAACAGGTGTGAAGTtaaaccaccagggggcagcaaaAACGAGGCTGTTCAATTCTTCAATctttaacactcctgttgtcctctggtcaaggaaggaaggaaaggagtaaggagggaggaagtaaggaatgaaagaaggaaggaaaggagtaaggaaggaaggaaggaaggaaggaatgaatgaaagaaggaaggaaaggagtaaggagggaggaaggaaggaaggaaggaaggaaggaaagaaggaattaaagaagaaagggagggaggaggaaggaaaggagtaaggaagaagggaggacggaaggcaggaaaggagtaaggatcgagggaggaaggaaggaaaggagtaaggagggatggaggcaaagaggaagaaagggtggAATGAAAGGAGGAGTGAAGGCTGCAGattgtgattttaaatgatCTCTGTGTGTTAAAGATGGTTTAAAACTACTTTTATCTCCTCAGCAGCTCGATGTGGAGGACCGCAGCGTCTcaggggttgtgtgtgtgtgtgtgtgtgtgtgtgtgtgtgtgtgtgtgtgtgtgtgtgtgtgtgtattagtgatGCTCTGCTGTGCCTCCGCTGGGTCCTGTGACAGCTCTAATGTCGGTGTGATTTACAGACCGCTGGACAAACAAGCATCATTACTGCAGCCTGTAAACGTGGGGGACCAAAGTGGGGTCTGGGGACCCTCGGGGGCCCGTTACGAGGCTCCCGGGGGACCCTCGGGGGCCCGTTACGAGGCTCCTGGGGGACCCCTCAGTGAAATGAGAGGGTTTTATTCCACTATTATTTCATTCAGGAGGAGatcacagagagaggaaatgagtgATCAGAGGTTACATGAAGTTACAGGCTGTTTATTTAAAGGGACAATTCACCAAAAAACCTGTAagacattccttccttccttccttccttccttcttcctcccttccttccttcatccctcccctccttccttccttgactcgaggacaacaggaggattaaagaAACAGACTAATTGCATTTAACCCTATCTCAcacaaaagctgttttcttatatatgaATGATGAAGGATTTTAATGGCACAGTTGCACTTCAGCCTCCACAGTGGACACTACTGCAtcatcccatacactaccaATTCACCTGCAGTCACTTTTTTGGTTATTAATCAggtgatttatgttattattgtgGTTTATAATAACGGTTgtctcttgatgtgttgatgaagaagaaggaaaaccaccgctgacacgtctcacttgtatattttaaaggattttattACGTGTCAAACATCCATCTGAGTCTCTCTCCCTACTCCAGTTTTAACAACACTATCTCTAAAATCAATTGGTTAGTCTGGACAAAACAGCTTCTGGCCCTTTAACTATACCTggcttttaacctttaaccaggcggggagttctggtcctctgaaatgaggccaacgtggaagtaacttaaaactgcattctatcaaaaggccaccagggggcgaccgttttggtgtcaaaaggacttccgtctctatacaagtcaatggagaattcaccaacttctcacttgatttctaacctcagtaaacgttttcaaaatgtgtttatggtctcaatcgctagtttaaagccttcttcaatgcagtatgatgttcatttgggacattttggcctccctgattttatatgtgacgataaagcagggtatgcattagggcgtggctacgtcgtgattgacaggttgattggttcacaggttcaggagcgcggacagattccttccttcatctttccttccttcttcatcccttccttccttccttccttccttccttccttcttcctaccttccttccttcctttccttccttcctttccttccttgactcgagggttAAAATAAGACGCTGGTTTACTTGCGGCTGGTTCATGACGTCTTGCTCTCAGTGTGTCCGTCCTCCAGAGGGAACAAACCGTCTGAAGGCCGAACAAACACTTTAACAAGGTAGCGCTGATGTTTTCATGCTCAGAATCAACAAAATCGACTGCGTGACAGAGCAGCTAAATGCCAAACGGCTGCTAAAGagcaacactgctgctgctggaggtctGTTTGTTCTGCAGCAGAGgattaaaaacatcatcttCTCTCTGCAGGAGAAGAAACAGCTTCCTGATTATATCACAGCTACTCAAGTCTGTGACATCACTTAAAATCTCTTTCATGATTTAGTTTTAATTGATCTGGATTTACAGCAGATGGGCGTCAgagataaaagaataaaaaagtaagaattatatttaaccctcctgttgtcctcgagtcaaggaaggaaggaaggaagggaggaagtttCGCTCGAAGTgcaacaagaaaacaagaaaaacattcaacacaacaaaactaataataaactaatcgtgtggagctgaaggagaaagaaagacgaATAAAAGACGAAGCTGCTTTCTGCtgaataaaaactattcatttcaTTCTTTACTTTACTACTTTATTTTCAGTGcctactttttttccccctacttTTGCACAGGGAaagaaggacgaaggaaggaagacatgTTCTCTCATGGCTTTTGTTGgacaaatatgcaaatttgtCTTGtttgaaaaagacagaaaacagtaaaacatatttaactgaTTTACAGAAACTCAACAACAGAAACCTGAATGTTAAAATACAGATTgatgtaatattaatatcaaattgaccccgtctgttttgactgttccttctttcctcccttccttccttccttctctatttctttccttcctctctctttcctcccttccttatttccttcctccatccctctttctccttccttccttcctccctccctccttctttcttttcctccttcctttcttccttccttctttcttccctccttccttctctctttctttcctgcccctaccttcctcccttccttctttcctctctccttctttccttccttcctcctttcctttctccctccttcctcccttccttatttccttccttccttcctccttcattttcttccttccttccttccttccttcctccctcctttccttccttcctgccttccctcctttctttccttcatccctccctcttttccatccttccttcttcctcccttccttccctcttcctcccttccttccttgactcgagggttAACCATTGATCATAAAGTTGAGGACAGTAAAACTAACGAGCGTCTCGTCTCTGATCATTTTAACAGcagatgttgtttttcatccatCGTTCCTCTTATTGATGTTTTCTGTTCAGCTGCCGATAAAACAGCTGGATTATAAATATTACAGTCACTGAACTTCATTAACAGAGTATGAACTACAGCTGCAGTAAAAACAGTGTTATTAATGATCctgcttttcattttcaactCTGATATTAATACAAAGTTTAATGTTTCATTAGTTtcctaaaatataatatttatgatgcttttaccctcctgttgtcctcgagtcaaggaaggaagggaggaagaaggaagcaagggatgaaaaaggaaaggagggaggaaggaaggaagaaggaaggaagggaggaagaaggaaggaagggaggaaggaaggaaggaaggaaggaaggaaggaaggaaggaaggaaagaaggacggaaggtaaggaggaaggaaggaagaaggaaggaaaggaggaaggaaggaaagaaggaaagaaggtaggaaaggagggaggaaggaaggaagggaggaagaaggaaagaaaggatgaaaggagggaggaaggaaggaaggaaagaaggaagatggaaggaaaggagggaggaaggaaggaagggaggaagtaggaaagaaaggaggaagggagggaggaagaaggaaagaaaggagggaaggaaggagggaaggcaggaaggaaggaaggaaggaagggaggaaggaaggaagaaggaaggaaaggagggaggaaggaaggaaggaaggaaagaaggaaggaaggtaaggaggaaggaaggaagaaggaaggaaaggaggaaggaaggaggaaggtaggaaaggagggaggaaggaaggaagggaggaagaaggaaagaaaggaggaaaggagggaggaaggaaggaaggaaagaaggaagatggaaggaaaggagggaggaaggatggaaggtaggaaaaaggaaagaaagtaggaaaggagggaggaaggaaggaaggagggaaggaaggagggagggagggagggaggaaggaaggaaggaagaaggaaagaagagagaaggagggaggaagggaggaagtaggaaagaaaggaggaagggagggagggaggaagaaggaaagaaaggagggaaggaaggagggaaggcaggaaggaaggaaggaaaggagggaggaagggaggaaggaaggaaatgaagaaggaaggaagggaggaaaggaaagaaggaacgaaggaaggagggagaaaggtaaagaggaggggaggaaggaaggaaagaaggacagaagaaagaaggaagggaggatggtaggggggaggaaagaaagagagaaggagggagggaggaaagaaggaaggaa harbors:
- the LOC133978521 gene encoding LOW QUALITY PROTEIN: RING finger protein 214-like (The sequence of the model RefSeq protein was modified relative to this genomic sequence to represent the inferred CDS: deleted 1 base in 1 codon), yielding MEHVNSDNIPEEKPSFLLQVEEELELQLAGMTVEDQLQRDQGVQTDRWAKDSGVDTDPDWESQISALFEYSSTLSEEYDGLMKQQDQEEVTHEKHKQQLQKRKEDATRQHQGLLDKLESLRVKLQLNNSKATRKIFLSKKQEMITEKSRAEEDRNRLAKESEESDRKLRELTDQQNEEQREWKLDLEGLREYMEDARKEAQKSELLASKDEITLVEKQGEVAMSRIEAWLRDVNQYLNTLRVEFPQQFSQERVKWEKNEAAVRRSQVELQSRYQEVLQQLQQGRELETLPRINVPALPPVPMADLRFNQLMQSLVRPQFVPPPTQVSRPLPPQRHPHYYPPPNHPHFAHPQYHPRYHHPPPPHQYPPPLPPQHQIPMQQFPPLPPPQPQYHIRGAVRGPMTPPPSHSPSPPVQPINPSPPSPPPPVAAAAAASPSAPAGKLDKVLERLGACYPQCNRAQLTALLQQVKSSRGTLAGMSMEDVIEQVGFKLQQNERSAPGPISRPTPLGPIQRPTPPPQRAAAVGPGGGQKPCLMCQNRVDPESRYPLSCSHTVHRDCIRVWLQSSKNNSCPFCPAK